ACCTTGGCCAATTATTTAAGGTGTAATAGTTCTCATTATTTAAATACAGTAGTATTTTTTAGTTGTATATTTAATAAGAATGATAGGCGATTAGATAGTATTATAAAATTTAATTTGACAAAATTTAATTTAATTTATAAAATTATATTGACTTTTATTATTGTTTCTTTATATTTGACCAATATTTAACAATCAGATTATCTGATTTGTATAAGACCGAAAAAATAATAATTAAATACATAATTTGTCATGAAAAAAATTTCACTTTCAGAAATTGAGGTTAATGACCTTCTAGACCTTTACCAATCGGAGATTGATAGAGCTCAACGTAGAATTAATAATTTAAAAACCATTATTGTAAAATTATCGGAAGGACAATCAATTGAGCCATTAGAAGAAACACCAGTTAAGACAAAAGGGAAAAGAGGTAGAAAACCTAAAGTTAAACCTATTGAAGTAAAAGCCGTAAGCGAAATAAAAGATAAAAAAGGAAAAGTTGTAGCGAGCGAACCAAAAAAGCGAGGAAGAAAGAAAAAAATTGTTGAAGTAATTGCTGTTCCACAAAAAGATATTAAGAAAGGAAAGGTTCTTGAAGTAAAAGAAGCTCCAAAAAAAAGAGGAAGAAAGAAAAAGATTGTTGAGGTAAATGCTGCTTCCGAAAAGACAGAAAAAGTTATCAAGTCTAAGGTTGCTAATGTTAAGAAAGGGAGAAAGAAAAAAGTTGTTAAAGTAAAAGCAGTTCCAAAGAAAAGAGGTCGTAAGCCAAAGTCGATGCGTAAACCGATTAAGGGAGGCAAGGGCGAAAACAAGGTAAAATGGAATGATTTTATAACTGAAACCATTACTTCCAAAGACTCAATGATGTTAGCCAGTTCAATAACACAGGCGGCTCTTGAGAAATTTCAAATCCCAAGTAACGACAGAGATAGAGTTCGAATGGCTATATCTACCACACTTACTAAGATGGCAAATAAGGACAAGGTTCTCCAAACATATACTCAGAAAGGAATTAGAGGAGCATTCTTTGGTCTTACCTCATGGTTTAACGAAAATGCTGAACCCATAAATGATTACCAAAAGAAATTAATGTAATTTATTTCCCAATAATAAAATAGAAAGCCGGTTTAATCCGGCTTTCTATTTTTAGAATACTGACGATAGGGTTTTTATTAATATTTTTTTATACGCGTTAATTCAATTTTATTAACGGGCTGATACACCAAAGGAACATGTTCAACAAGCACGTCACTTTTATCCAAACCAAATGCTTTTTCATCACTTTGGCCAAGTTTATATAAGAAAAAGTAAGAATTCAACAATAACCCTTCGCGAAGTGCAAATTCATTTTCTACCGAAAGGTATTTGTGAATAACAACAAATTTAAAATCAAGTTCAGTGTTGTATTTGTTAGAACGATCGGGGCGGGTATACAGACTCAGCTCATTGCTAGCTATTAGCTCCTGAACAATCCTTTTAAAATACAATTCGGTTTTGGGTTGGATTCGAAAACCAACATTAATGTTTATCTTGATTAGTTTCCCTTCTAGCAGTTCAATAATATCATATGTCAGTGTATACGGATGTTCTATTCGGTTAATATGAACGAACCAATATACATCCGCTCTTTTAGGCTTCTTTCCAAATATTGATTTTATAATTTTCTCCTCAATTTCTTGACTAGAATTGGCTTTTGTGAGATAGATTAAATGTGTTGAAAATTTAGGAATGCTCTGATCTTCACTTAATAACTCTATTTTAGACAGATATTTATTAATCTCAATAAATTTGGTAAATCGGTTGTTTATTTTCCGGGCATAGTACCAAACATACATGGTTGTGAATATAAATAGTTCGAAAAATAAAAACATCCACCTCTCTTTTATTTTTACAACATTGGCAATGAAGAAGGAGGTTTCAATTGTAGCAAACAGAATAAGTAAAGCGTATACCAAGAATCGATTCCACTTAATCTTGTATAATAAATAGTAACTAAGAAGTATGGTGGTCATCATCATAGCAATGGAAATTGAAAAACCATAAGCAGCTTCCATGTGAGCGGATGATCTAAAATATAAAATCATTAAAATACAACCACCCCAAAGTATGGCGTTTACACTTGGAATGTAAATTTGTCCTTTGGTATTTGATGGTTGCCTTACTGCTATTCTAGGCCAGAAATTAAGGTTCATTGCTTCGCTAATTAAAGTATAACTTCCGCTAATCAATGCTTGAGAGGCAATGATGGTGGCTGCTGTAGCAATGAGTATGCTTGGTAATAAAAACCAAAGAGGAATCATTTCGAAAAAAGGATTTCTCCCATTTAGCATTCCACCACCTTGATGTATTACCCATGCAGCCTGTCCTAAATAGTTAATCACTAGGCTAATCTTTACAAATGCCCAAGTGATACGGATATTTTTAATGCCACAGTGTCCAAGGTCAGAATACAAAGCTTCAGCTCCAGTAGTGCAAAGAAAAACTGCACCTAAAAGCCAAAATCCGTTGGGGTAGTTAGCTAGAAGATTATATGCATAGTGTGGACTTAAAGCCCTTAATACATCAGGATAGTGTAATAATTGTGAAAGGCCTGCAATAAAGAGCATCGAGAACCATACGGTCATTACAGGGCCAAATATTTTTCCTATTACTTGGGTTCCAAATCGTTGAAAGAAGAATAGTAATGAGAGAATTGCTATTACAATGCCAACAGTAAGATTATTTCCTGCAAGAATTGAGTTTTCAAAACCTTTAACCATTCCTAACCCTTCAATGGCTGATGCGACGGAAATTGGAGGTGTAATAATTCCATCGGCTAATAATGCTGTTGCTCCTAGTATAGTTGGAATAACCAATCTCTTTCCATACCTGCGAACTAGAGCATATAAAGAGAAGATACCACCCTCACCATCATTATCGGCTTTCAGGGTTAGCCAAATATATTTTATTGTGGTTTGAAAGACCAAAGTCCAGAATATGCAAGATACACCCCCGTAAACTAGATTAATATCAATAGGTCTATCCCCAATTACAGCTCTTAATGCATACAAGGGACTTGTTCCAATGTCACCGTAAATGATTCCAAGAGCGACTAATAGAGTAGCAATAGTTACTTTGTTGCTAATCCCATTTTTAATCTTTTCCAATTATCAAGTTTTTAAGCTGGCAAAGGTCATTTTAATGGTATAAGCAAAATGTTAAACTTGTAGTGAATAGTATAAAGAAAATATAAAGAGTTATTAAAAAATCTCTTTACAAAATCTTTATTCACATCAATTCATTTTTTACAAAACCCTTATAAGTTTCGTCATATTTTTGTAACGTCTAAAAATGATATTGTATGAATGCAACAATTTTATTAACAACAACACAAACCTTTGGAGCAAATAATTCAACAGGTTATGTAATTGGAGCTGTTATAGCCCTATTTATACTAGGATACCTTTTTTACTCACTTTTTAAACCCGAAAAATTTTAATTTGAAATATAATAGATGATTTTTTTATTCATCTTGAAGTTTCTTATAGAATTTATAAACTATGAAAAACAAAAATATTTTGCTCGTTGGGTTTATCACTTTAGCCTGCTTTACAAATCTTCTTGTAAATGCGCAAACAAGTGAACCAACTTCTCCATTCAAAGTAACCGCAGATTTGGTAAGCCATTTTGTATGGAGAGGTTCGATGGCAACTGGAAGTCCTACCCCTAACTTTCAACCAACCTTAGCTTTTACAAAAGGGAATTTTGAAATTGGTGTTTGGGGATCAACAGATTTTGTTGGAAGTTATAAAGAAGTCGACCCATATATGTTTTTAACTGTTGGACAATTTAAATTTACAGTTACAGATTATAATTGGAATTTTGATAACGTTAAATACTTTAACTATAAGAATAGCGAAACAGGTCATCGGTTTGAAGGTACGGTTGGTTTTACTGGTTCAAAGGTTTTGCCAATAAGTATCACGTGGAATACAATGTTTTACGGTTTAGATAAGAAGTCTGTCGACTCAACCAAACAGGCCTATTCAACTTATATTGAACTAGGTTATTCCAAGGGAGCTGCCAGTTTCTTTTTTGGATTTACCCCATGGGCAGGTTATTATAATAATTATGGGGTAACAATTTTTGACCCCGAAGCTAGTAAAAAAACATTTTCAATAGTCAATATTGGTGTTAGCATAACAAAGAACCTAAAAATTAATGAAACTTTTTCTTTGCCGCTCAAGGCTACTTTAGCAGTTAACCCTTCGGCTACATATACCAAGAAGGATTATGCACACCTAGTATTTGGCATAACATTCTAAAAAAATAGTAATATGACAACACAGGATATTATTCAGATCATTCTATACTTTGCCCTATTAATAGGTTTCACACCTATTTTAGGCAATTATATGTATAAGGTATTTACAGGGCAAAAACATATCATGTTGCCTGTCTTTGGGTGGCTCGAAAAGATGACCTATAAATTAACTGGGGTAAATTCAGATGAGGAAACAAATTGGAAGTCATATACCTTCGGGTTGCTTATGTTTAACTTGATT
This window of the Bacteroidales bacterium genome carries:
- a CDS encoding KUP/HAK/KT family potassium transporter, giving the protein MEKIKNGISNKVTIATLLVALGIIYGDIGTSPLYALRAVIGDRPIDINLVYGGVSCIFWTLVFQTTIKYIWLTLKADNDGEGGIFSLYALVRRYGKRLVIPTILGATALLADGIITPPISVASAIEGLGMVKGFENSILAGNNLTVGIVIAILSLLFFFQRFGTQVIGKIFGPVMTVWFSMLFIAGLSQLLHYPDVLRALSPHYAYNLLANYPNGFWLLGAVFLCTTGAEALYSDLGHCGIKNIRITWAFVKISLVINYLGQAAWVIHQGGGMLNGRNPFFEMIPLWFLLPSILIATAATIIASQALISGSYTLISEAMNLNFWPRIAVRQPSNTKGQIYIPSVNAILWGGCILMILYFRSSAHMEAAYGFSISIAMMMTTILLSYYLLYKIKWNRFLVYALLILFATIETSFFIANVVKIKERWMFLFFELFIFTTMYVWYYARKINNRFTKFIEINKYLSKIELLSEDQSIPKFSTHLIYLTKANSSQEIEEKIIKSIFGKKPKRADVYWFVHINRIEHPYTLTYDIIELLEGKLIKININVGFRIQPKTELYFKRIVQELIASNELSLYTRPDRSNKYNTELDFKFVVIHKYLSVENEFALREGLLLNSYFFLYKLGQSDEKAFGLDKSDVLVEHVPLVYQPVNKIELTRIKKY
- the kdpF gene encoding K(+)-transporting ATPase subunit F, which gives rise to MNATILLTTTQTFGANNSTGYVIGAVIALFILGYLFYSLFKPEKF